Proteins from a genomic interval of Mustela lutreola isolate mMusLut2 chromosome 4, mMusLut2.pri, whole genome shotgun sequence:
- the PLA2G12B gene encoding group XIIB secretory phospholipase A2-like protein isoform X4 — MESVSTDADMMDLGIPAMTKCCNQLDVCYDTCGANKYRCDAKFRWCLHSICSDLKRSLGFVSNVEVACDSLADTVFNTVWTLGCRPFMNSQRAACICAEEEKVEL; from the exons ATGGACTTGGGCATCCCAGCAATGACCAAGTGCTGCAACCAGCTGGACGTCTGTTATGACACTTGTGGTGCCAATAAGTATCGCTGTGATGCCAAATTCCGATGGTGTCTCCACTCGATCTGCTCTGACCTGAAGCGGAGCCTGGGCTTTGTCTCCAATGTGGAAG TAGCCTGTGATTCTCTGGCTGATACTGTGTTCAATACCGTATGGACCCTGGGCTGCCGACCCTTTATGAATAGCCAACGGGCAGCCTGTATCTGTGCAGAAGAGGAGAAAGTAGAGTTATGA